One Simkaniaceae bacterium genomic window, TTCGAGATTATTACAAACCCGGAGCGACCGAATTTTTCCTAGAAAAGAGGATTGGGTCCTCCGATCCTTCAGCCTCTCTAGCGAAACATCCCCGTTACTCCGGGGTTCCCTATCAAAGACCTCAACCAACGCTTGCTACTGCCTCACAATCTTTTGCAGCTTCAGGCAGATCCTTAGAGACAAGAGCAACAGATTCACGAACCTATTCACCTATAAGAGCGAGACCGATGCCTATGCCGGAGCGAGTAAGAACCGTCACTATAAAAATGCCCTACCTTCGTATGATTATATCGGGAGCTAAAACCTATGAAGGACGGATCAATAATGGAATGTTTAGATATATACGACCGGGCGATATCGTTTCCTGGGAAGCAGGACCTCACTCCGTTCAAACCCGGATTTTAGAGAGAAAAGAATTTAAGTCATTTGAAGAGATGGTCGATGGTATTGGCTTCAAAGCACTTATTCCCGATGCCCAAAATCCATCCGCAGCTGCTAGAATATACCATTCTATCCCTACATATACGGAACGATCTGCAAGCTTTGGCGTCGTTGCATTTAAAGTTGCAGTACTTTCCCATAACACAAACACCACCCTCTCTGAAAAAAGAGCAAGGGAGTAGTATTCCATGGCAAGTGCAATTCCTAGCTATTCACCAACAGAACCCTATTTAGTTCTTGAGAACATTCATAATGATGATATTCACGGAATGTGTCGTCATGAAGGCACCATTTTTACCGGATCAAAAGATACTACACTTCGGTTGTTTGACTTAGACACATCAGAGCGCCGTATCCTTTCTCAGGCCCCGGGAACAACACATCATTACTATACACGTTGGATCACAGCTCTCGACGTTTTTGATGACGGATCTCTCATTGCCGGCAGTCGAAACGGCTTTCTCCAATGCCTTTCAAAATCACGTGAATTTTTCAAAGGTTTTCTTGAAAATCCTATTGAGGCATCGGATGCTACATCACAAGCTCATTATAAGCCCAGAAATATGAATAGAATAACGGGGATTTGCGCTTTAGATACTAAAGGAATGACTGAGTTTTGCGTCCTCATAGGAACCCCGAAAGTTTTTTATAAATTTGATGTTGATAAAAGCT contains:
- a CDS encoding GNAT family N-acetyltransferase codes for the protein MASISTYPIDRTEPTFIVVDKSSSSFPVVRTLFESTIAPLYGDQKKALNQIGEGADRLCEMMFVNGREMGLIVYKKTPREGHLELKTLCLINPSEHSGRGLGSVLLQRIETIARNRLAEYIDVSLSSEKPESLSFFRKRGFSVTRSVRDYYKPGATEFFLEKRIGSSDPSASLAKHPRYSGVPYQRPQPTLATASQSFAASGRSLETRATDSRTYSPIRARPMPMPERVRTVTIKMPYLRMIISGAKTYEGRINNGMFRYIRPGDIVSWEAGPHSVQTRILERKEFKSFEEMVDGIGFKALIPDAQNPSAAARIYHSIPTYTERSASFGVVAFKVAVLSHNTNTTLSEKRARE